In the Aristaeella hokkaidonensis genome, TTCCATGTTACAGACGGTAATCGCAGTATCGTTATGATCGCGGATGACCTCGTATTCGATTTCTTTGTAACCCTTGACAGATTTTTCGATCAGCACCTGATGGACGGGGCTGAGGGCGAAACCATTCCTGCCGATTTCGATAAGCTCTTCTTCGTTATTCGCAAAACCGCCGCCCGTGCCGCCGAGTGTGAAGGCAGGACGCAGTACAACCGGATAACCAATTTGTTCAGCCGCAGCTTTTGCTTCTTCCAGGTCATAGGTGATCTTTGAAGGAATAACCGGTTCGCCGATGCTTTCGCACAGTTCCTTGAACAGTTCCCTGTCCTCGGCACGTTCAATGCTTTCCGATGAGGTGCCAAGCAGTTCCACACGGCATTCTTTCAGTACACCCTTGCGTTCCAACGCCATCGCAAGGTTCAGTCCGGTCTGGCCGCCGATTCCGGGCAGGATAGCGTCCGGACGTTCCTTGCGGATGATCTTGGCGATATATTCCAGCGTCAGCGGTTCCATATACACCTTGTCGGCGATGGACGGATCGGTCATGATGGTAGCAGGATTGCTGTTGCACAGGATGACCTCATAGCCTTCTTCCTTGAGCGCCAGACAAGCCTGAGTGCCCGCATAATCAAACTCCGCTGCCTGGCCGATGACGATGGGACCGGAGCCGATTACCATGATACGGCGGATGTCCGTTCTCTTAGGCATGGTGTTTCGCCTCCTCCATCAGCGTGATAAATCGTTCAAACAGGTATCCGCTGTCCTGTGGTCCGGGAGCGCTTTCCGGGTGATATTGTACGCCGAACGCACGATCTTTCAGGCACTCCACCCCCTCGACAGTGTTGTCCAGCAGGTTGATATGCGTTGCAGTGAGCGGTGTGTTTTGCAGGCTGTTCAGATTCACTGCGTAGGAGTGATTTTGCGCAGTGATTTCTATTTTGTCCGTAGAAAGGTTTTTTATGGGATGGTTGCCGCCGCGGTGACCGAATTTCAGTTTGTAGGTCTTTGCGCCATACGACAGGGAGAGTATCTGATGCCCCAGGCAGATGCCGAAGATCGGCAGCCTGCCGTGCAGTTCTTTGACAGTATTGATTACCTCGGGTACGTCTTCCGGATCTCCCGGACCGTTGCTGAGGAATACCCCGTCAGGGTTCAGCGCAAGGATATCACGGGCAGGTGTGTTCCACGGCAGGACGGTCACATCACAGCCGCGCCTGACCAGCGAGCGGATGATATTTTCCTTCATCCCGCAGTCGATTGCCGCAACGTGAAAATTCCCTGCTTCGCTTTTGTAACATTCCGCTTTTTTGCGGCTGACACGGCTGACAGCATCGGTCGGCATTTGATATGCTTTCAGCCGCATCGCTGCCTCGGCGGTGTCTGAAGAGATGTCAGTGATCATTGCACGGCATGAACCGTAGTCGCGTATATGCCGCACCAGCTTGCGGGTGTCGATTCCGCTTAAGCCGACGATGCCATACTGCTTCATGACTTCTTCAAGCTGCATGACGCTGCGCCAGTTGGAGGGTTCCGGACAGTACTCCCGCACAATCATTGCGCTCATGGTTGGCGTTCTGCTCTCAAAATCATCCGCCGCAATACCGTAGTTGCCGATCAGCGGGTACGCCATCACCACACCCTGATCAGTGTAGGACGGATCGGACAGGATTTCCTGATAGCCGACCGGTGAGGTGTTGAACACAATCTCAAAGGCCTGCTCCTTCTCACAGCCAAAGCCCGTGCCGCAATAAACAGAGCCGTCTTCCAGTATCAGTTTTTTGTCGTATTTACAGATCATCATGCTAACACCTGCTTCCTGAAGCAAATCAAAGAGCTGCCTTGACAAACGCACCGAAAATCAGACAGCTGTTTTCGTCTGTCCGGAATGAGAATTCAGGATGCCACTGCACAGCCCACAGGAACTTCATTCCTGGATGATACAGTGCTTCCACAATTCCATCAGGTGATTCTGCCATCTTTTCGAGTGCCGGAGCAAGTGAACAGACTGCCTGGTGATGATAGCTGTTTACAGCAATCCGGGGCTGGCGGATCAGGTTGTATAGCGGCGTTCCTTTACTCAAAGTAACGGTATGCGCTGCGTGATCATAGGGCGGGGTCTGGTGATGTTCCACTTTGGAGGGATGCTGGGCAGGCAGATCCTGATATAAAGCACCTCCCAAAGCAGCATTGATAAACTGTATTCCGCGGCAAATACCAAGCACCGGTTTATCCAGCCGGAGAGCTTCCTGCAGCAGCAGGGATTCCATACGATCACGTTTCGGACAGCAGATCACAGAATCATTAAGGGGCTTTTCACCATATACTGAAGGTGAAACATCATGCCCGCCGGTAAACAGGAAGCCATCACACATCAAAACCAACTGCGTTATTTCATCCTGGTCATCGGTCAGCGGAAGCATTAAAGGAAGGCCTCCGGCCTGATTGATTCCATCAAAATACCCGGGTAACATCCATAGACTCTCTTTATCATCATCCCAAAGTGGAACGACACCAATCAGTGGTCTTCTGTTCATGTTTATCCTCCATCGTCTATCCCCATCATTACGACGATCCTGAGCCGCAAAGGTGCCTTTATTCAATCCGGTTTTGATAAAATAAAAGCCGATACCCCTTGTGAGGAGCATCGGCGCCTTTGCCATCATTCCAGTTCTTTCGAACTGATGGAAAAGTAACATGGATTCCCGGAAATTGCAAGAGAGATTTGAATGCAGAGCGTTATGTATACTGTATTTCTCGTGTATTGACCCGGTATTGTTTCCGGATATAATATCCGTATACAGACAAAGGAGCCTGATGGCTGCTTTGTCTGTTTTTTGTCGGGGAGGATAGGACTATGAAAAACAGGCTGATTCTGGCGGGGACGGCAGTACCGTCTTTGAAGGTAGCAGATATTGATTACAACACAGAGCAGATTATTAACCTGATCAAGAATAACAGCGAATGCGGTGCTATTGTTTTTCCGGAATTATGTATTACAGGTTATACTTGTGCAGATCTGTTTGGAAGTGATCTCCTGCTGGATAAAGCGGAGGACGCGCTCTTTGCTATTGCACGGGAGACTGCTGCATGCCGCGGAGTCACATCGGTTGTCGGCGTTCCGGTTCGTTTCGAAAACAATCTTTACAACTGTGCCGCGATCCTCTGTGAAGGCAGAGTATGCGCACTGATCCCGAAGCAGTTTATTCCCACTTACTCTGAGTTTTATGAGGGAAGATGGTTTGCTTCCGGAAAAGGTATGACCGGACGTACGATCAGGCTTCATGGAGAGAGTATTCCATTTGGTGTGGATATTCTTATGGAAGATCCGGAATGCGGAGCAGTACTGGGAGTTGAAATCTGTGAAGATCTGTGGGTGCCAGATAAACCCAGTACCCATCTGAGCCTTTCCGGTGCGAATATCATTGCCAATCTGTCCGCGTCAAATGAGCTGATCGGGAAACAGGAGTATCGAAAGGCGCTTGTCACGCAGCAGAGCGGTTCCTGCTACTGTGCTTATCTTTACTCTTCCGCCGGACCGGATGAAAGCAGCACGGATCTGGTCTTTTCGGGCCATACGATTATCGCGCAAAGCGGTACAGTTTTAGCCGAGAGCTTTTTTCCGGACCAGCCTTTTGTCAGCACTGCCGCTGTCGACCTGTCACGAATTATGCATGACCGCAGGCATCAGAATACCTTTGAGAGCGCAGAGGGAGAAGGATACCGAAAAGTCAGGGTGCATATTCAGCCTGTCCGCAAACCGGACGTGTCCATTGATGAACTGGCAGATCTGTTAAACGATATATCTTATCCGATTGGCCGTAATCCCTTTGTCCCTTCAGAAAACCTCGAACTCAGGGAAAGATGCAGGAAAATTCTCCGGATTCAGGCCCAGGGACTTGCCACACGTGTCAAGGCAACAAAAATAAGCAATCTCGTCATTGGTATTTCCGGCGGACTGGATTCAACGCTGGCGCTTCTTGTGTGCGCAGAAGCGAAAAAGCTTGTACCTGATATCAGAATCCTGGCATACACGATGCCCAACAGGGGCAACACTTCTGAGCTGACTTACGGCAATGCCCACAAGTTGATGGCCTTGCTTGCGGATGAGATGAACGAAATACCGATCGCTGAGGGAGTCCGGAACCATCTGGATGAAATCGGGCACAGCCCCGGGTATTTGGGAGAAGGAGACTCCGCTTATGAGAACGCGCAGGCAAGAATGCGTACATATATCCTGATGGATACGGCAAACATGAAAAACGGGCTGGTTGTCGGGACGGGCGACCTTTCCGAACTGGCACTGGGATGGTGTACATACAACGGGGATCATATGTCAATGTATGCAGTCAATGCTTCCGTGCCGAAAACACTGGTGAAATTTATCTGTCATGCTTATGCTGAAACCTGCGAAAACGAAGAACTCAGGC is a window encoding:
- the carA gene encoding glutamine-hydrolyzing carbamoyl-phosphate synthase small subunit, whose product is MMICKYDKKLILEDGSVYCGTGFGCEKEQAFEIVFNTSPVGYQEILSDPSYTDQGVVMAYPLIGNYGIAADDFESRTPTMSAMIVREYCPEPSNWRSVMQLEEVMKQYGIVGLSGIDTRKLVRHIRDYGSCRAMITDISSDTAEAAMRLKAYQMPTDAVSRVSRKKAECYKSEAGNFHVAAIDCGMKENIIRSLVRRGCDVTVLPWNTPARDILALNPDGVFLSNGPGDPEDVPEVINTVKELHGRLPIFGICLGHQILSLSYGAKTYKLKFGHRGGNHPIKNLSTDKIEITAQNHSYAVNLNSLQNTPLTATHINLLDNTVEGVECLKDRAFGVQYHPESAPGPQDSGYLFERFITLMEEAKHHA
- a CDS encoding gamma-glutamyl-gamma-aminobutyrate hydrolase family protein; translation: MLLFHQFERTGMMAKAPMLLTRGIGFYFIKTGLNKGTFAAQDRRNDGDRRWRINMNRRPLIGVVPLWDDDKESLWMLPGYFDGINQAGGLPLMLPLTDDQDEITQLVLMCDGFLFTGGHDVSPSVYGEKPLNDSVICCPKRDRMESLLLQEALRLDKPVLGICRGIQFINAALGGALYQDLPAQHPSKVEHHQTPPYDHAAHTVTLSKGTPLYNLIRQPRIAVNSYHHQAVCSLAPALEKMAESPDGIVEALYHPGMKFLWAVQWHPEFSFRTDENSCLIFGAFVKAAL
- a CDS encoding NAD(+) synthase, whose amino-acid sequence is MKNRLILAGTAVPSLKVADIDYNTEQIINLIKNNSECGAIVFPELCITGYTCADLFGSDLLLDKAEDALFAIARETAACRGVTSVVGVPVRFENNLYNCAAILCEGRVCALIPKQFIPTYSEFYEGRWFASGKGMTGRTIRLHGESIPFGVDILMEDPECGAVLGVEICEDLWVPDKPSTHLSLSGANIIANLSASNELIGKQEYRKALVTQQSGSCYCAYLYSSAGPDESSTDLVFSGHTIIAQSGTVLAESFFPDQPFVSTAAVDLSRIMHDRRHQNTFESAEGEGYRKVRVHIQPVRKPDVSIDELADLLNDISYPIGRNPFVPSENLELRERCRKILRIQAQGLATRVKATKISNLVIGISGGLDSTLALLVCAEAKKLVPDIRILAYTMPNRGNTSELTYGNAHKLMALLADEMNEIPIAEGVRNHLDEIGHSPGYLGEGDSAYENAQARMRTYILMDTANMKNGLVVGTGDLSELALGWCTYNGDHMSMYAVNASVPKTLVKFICHAYAETCENEELRRVILSICNTPITPELIPNEDGTITQKTEEKIGKYDLNDFFLFYTLRYGFEPSRTAAYAMRAYPEIGRQEIISATKRFFSRFFSQQFKRSCLPDGPKVGSVSLSPRGDWRMPSDASCRMWLDDLENCC